The genomic segment AAGATGTAAATAGCGAAGGTGGAACATATACCTCTCCTCTTTACTCTTCAAGAAATACGGCCACGCCATCTAATCCAGCATTTAAAGAAGATGGAACATATTCTGATTACTTCCCCAGAATGGATGGCCGTAACCCTAAAGCAACCGCAGATCTCAACTATAACAGAGAATGGATCAGCAGAGCCTTCAACACATTAAAAGCAACATACTCTTTTTCTAATAGCCTAAAATTCAAAAGCACATTTAGCTATGATTTTTCTATGAATAAAGGAAAATCATGGAATGATCCTTTAACTTCTGATGGAGTAAAGGATAACGGTAGAGCTGATGTAACTTTTGACGAGCGCAAAAGTATGGTATGGAGTAATGTTATCAGCTACGAAACAACATTTAAAGAGAAGCACACATTCGATGCTGTAGCAGGATATGAAATTAATAAAAGGTTTAACGATGGCCTTGGAGGAACTGCTAAAAACTTTGCAAAATCGGACTATCAAGCGATTTCTAATGGTGCCATACCCTATGCTGTCAGTGGAAGTCCTAGCGAAACTAGAATGATTTCTTACATTTCTAAAGCAAACTACAGCTACAACAACAAATACTTTGCTGGAGCTAGCTTCCGTCGAGATGGAAGTTCAAAACTTGCTGGAAATAACAGATGGGGTAATTTTTGGTCGGTATCTGGAGCATGGAGAGTTAGTGGAGAAGAATTCATGGCTCCTATTTCCGAAATAGTCACAGATTTAAAACTTCGCTCCTCATACGGCGTAAACGCAACATTGCCGTCTAGCTACTATGGCTACATGAATTTAACAGGACTAAATGGAGACTACTTTGCAAAGCCTACGCTTACAGAATCTCAAATTGCCAAAGAAAACTTAACATGGGAAACAAACTATAATTTCAATATCGGGCTTGATCTTTCATTGTTTAATAGGGTTAACCTAACAGCTGAATGGTACACCAGAAAAACAAAAGATCTATTAATTGACAAACCTATATCCTTAACTTCTGGTTTTGGTTCAATTCTTACCAATGAAGGAGAAATGCTAAACAGAGGTTTTGAGATAGATATCAAAACAACTAATATTAAGCAAAGAAATTTCAGCTGGACAACCAACTTCAATTTTGGGCATAACTACAACGAAATCCTTCGTCTTGATGGAGAGCAACAGCAGATACCTAGTGGCAATCAAATCCGTAAAGTTGGGTATTCCTACTTCACGCTCTACCTTCGAGAATTTGCAGGAATCAACCCTCAAACAGGGGCTCCTCAGTTTTACACAAATACAACAGACGCCAATGGCAATCTTATTAAGGATATTACAGAAGATCCCGCCAAGGCAAATCCTATTATTGGGAAAAAAATCACCCCTGACGTAACTGGAGCTATTAGCAACTACATTACTTATAGCATCTTTGACTTAGGATTAACGTTTACCTACTCAATTGGAGGCTACTCATATGACAACGCTGCACAAAAGCTTGAGCATAGCGGCAGCGAACCTTATGCCAATATACCAACCTACTATAGAAATAGGTGGCTAAAAGAAGGCGACAAAACCAACTGCGAGGTATTTATAGTCGACAACCCGCTTCCTTTAAGCGACTGGAGTTCTACTCATCGCGTACATAGTACCGACCACCTAAGACTTAAAAACTTCACTCTAGGAGCAACTCTTCCTAAACGATGGACCCAACTTGCCAAAATATCAAAAGCAAGACTATTCTGCTCTGCAACTAACCTATTAACATGGGCAGCCTACAACGATTATGATCCTGAAGTTCCAGAAGATGGTAGCGTATATTTCGAATTACCTCCGCTTAAAACTGTGACCTTTGGTATTGAAATCAACTTCTAAAAACAACAGACCAATATGAGAAATAAATATATTACCGCTTTTGTAATTTGCTTGACAATAGCAGCCTCATCTTGCAGCGACAGCTGGTTAGATGTTTCCCCAACCACCTCTGTTGAAACAGAAAAAGCAATAGAAAACACAACTGATGCAGATTACGCCCTAAATGGTATTTATAACACCATGCAGAGCTACGAGTATTACGGAGCACGCATGATGTACTATGGCGATGTTACAAGCGAAGATGCTCAAGCTTACAGCAATACC from the Alistipes sp. ZOR0009 genome contains:
- a CDS encoding SusC/RagA family TonB-linked outer membrane protein; protein product: MKKTTRKAMLAAIVLLSAMYAQADLASARGNEPSSTTSIQQTVEVKGKVVDKSGNPIVGATIAVKGTTRGTATANDGTFALKVLPNDKTIQASFIGMKTQEMAVPHNGIPLNIILEDDARMIEDVIITGYGTFKKSAFAGSASMVKTDNLKDLPTTNLTQMLQGASPGLTLSGSSNQPGSAAQIRVRGMGSFNAGNNPLYVIDDVPVMSGNVSSLGSNGGFDLMSSINPADIENITVIKDAAAASLYGSRAANGVILIKTKSGKSGKAIFSFKADMGFTDFAMQYRTPMGGEERRGVLFEGLRNQGLRGYAKDNSYKKMTEEEATAYANKYIDTYAPKPWNGWADWTDILFRKGFHQNYEFSAMGGDDKMKYYSSIGYTNQEGVSYQSNLERVTGRLNVSYKIAPKLELAANLLYSEVQQDVNSEGGTYTSPLYSSRNTATPSNPAFKEDGTYSDYFPRMDGRNPKATADLNYNREWISRAFNTLKATYSFSNSLKFKSTFSYDFSMNKGKSWNDPLTSDGVKDNGRADVTFDERKSMVWSNVISYETTFKEKHTFDAVAGYEINKRFNDGLGGTAKNFAKSDYQAISNGAIPYAVSGSPSETRMISYISKANYSYNNKYFAGASFRRDGSSKLAGNNRWGNFWSVSGAWRVSGEEFMAPISEIVTDLKLRSSYGVNATLPSSYYGYMNLTGLNGDYFAKPTLTESQIAKENLTWETNYNFNIGLDLSLFNRVNLTAEWYTRKTKDLLIDKPISLTSGFGSILTNEGEMLNRGFEIDIKTTNIKQRNFSWTTNFNFGHNYNEILRLDGEQQQIPSGNQIRKVGYSYFTLYLREFAGINPQTGAPQFYTNTTDANGNLIKDITEDPAKANPIIGKKITPDVTGAISNYITYSIFDLGLTFTYSIGGYSYDNAAQKLEHSGSEPYANIPTYYRNRWLKEGDKTNCEVFIVDNPLPLSDWSSTHRVHSTDHLRLKNFTLGATLPKRWTQLAKISKARLFCSATNLLTWAAYNDYDPEVPEDGSVYFELPPLKTVTFGIEINF